Part of the Tolypothrix sp. PCC 7910 genome, CTGTGCATGAGACATTTGTTTAATTTGTTGCAATAAACCTTCTGCAAATTGCAAACGCGCTGCGCCGGTAGCGGCTGGGGTAATGGAACGTCCCATTTCGGTGTATGCATACCACAGCACTGCTAACTGATCTTCAACACTAAGGCTTTTAAATACAGCAATGCTGGAACTAACGACATCACCCGGTTGGGTGCTGTAATTGAAAGCTGAAGAAAAACTGGTTGAGGCTGAATCAGAAGTGAATGTCATGATTGCACCGCAGTCAATTTAATAAGTTTTCTGCAAAATAGATAGGAGGTGTGCATCACTCTGGGTTGCTTGACCTCTTGATGTACATCTTGCAGTATTTCGTAATAAAACGCAAATAAAAGTTACAAATGATATGGATAGTAAATTAAATACCAATGTATTGACTGTGTAGAGTACAATTGGAGTGCCGCTGATTGGCAAATTTTAGATAAAAGAAATGAATAACTCTGGCATAACCACGAGCGATGTGGTAAAGAAAAAAGCGCAGGAGTTGGGATTTCACAAAGTAGGAATTGCGGCTGTAGATGGGGTAGATGAAACAGCAGCGCAGCGTTTGCAAGCCTGGCTAGCACTGGGTTATCACGCCGAAATGGAATGGATGGCTAACCCCAAGCGTCAGGATATCCGCTTAGTGATGCCACAAGCGCGATCGCTGATTTGTGTGGCGCTAAATTACTACACACCACATCAACGTCCCCCAGGAGAGGAATATGCCAAGATTTCTCGCTATGGTTGGGGACGAGATTATCACAAGGTAATGCATAAGAAACTTAAGGCACTAAATAATTGGGTACAATCACTGAGTGAAAATACTCAGGCGCGTTATTATGCGGATACAGGCCCGGTACAAGATAAATTATGGGCGCAAAAATCTGGTATAGGGTGGATTGCCAAGAATGGCAATGTGATTACCAGGGAATATGGTTCTTGGGTATTTTTGGGAGAGATTATCACCAATCTGGAACTAGAGTGCGATCGCCCAGCTACAGAACATTGTGGCACCTGTACGCGCTGTCTAGAAGCTTGCCCTACCGATGCAATTACTCAACCCTATGTAGTAGATGCTAATCGCTGCATTGCGTATCATACAATTGAAAATCGGGCAGAACAATTACCAGCAAAGGTTCAATCCCACTTACAAGGCTGGGTTGCAGGGTGTGATATCTGCCAAGATGTCTGTCCGTGGAATCAACGTTTTGCAAAAAGCACAGATGTGAAAGAATTTAATCCTTATCCTGGGAATCTGGCATCGAAGCTGATAGAATTAGCAGAAATCTCAGATGAGGAGTGGGAGCGACAATTTACAGCCTCAGCCTTGCGACGGATTAAACCAGAAATGTTACGACGTAATGCCCGTGCTAATCTAGACGCATCTAGGCAACAGAATGACGCAGAAAGTGATTATTTTTGATTTTGATGGCACGATTGCAGATACAGTAGACGCTCTTGTAAGTATTGCTAATCGTTTGGCTGTAGAATTTGGCTATGTCCAAATCAGTCAGGAGGAGCTAGCTCTCCTAAAAAACTTAACCTCTAGGGAAATTATTAAATACTCAGGTATTTCTGTATTTAAAATACCTTTTTTGGTCAAGAAAGTTAAAGGAGAATTAAAAAATAAAATTCACGAATTCAAACCTATTCCCGGAATCAAAGAAGCTTTAATCGAATTAAAAGCTCAGGGTTATAGTTTAGGAATTATTACTTCTAATTCTAAAGATAATGTGACCGAATTTCTTAAAGTTAATGAGTTAGATAATTTATTCGATTTTATCTACTCAGGGGTCACAATTTTTGGCAAAAAGACAATTATAAATAATGTCTTAAAGCAAAAGCAGCTAAAACCGCAACAAGTGATTTATGTTGGTGACGAAACTAGAGATATAGAAGCTTCAAAGAAAGCAAATATTCAAGTAATTGCAGTAACTTGGGGGTTTAATTCCCCAGAAATTTTAGCCAAACAAAAACCAGATTTTTTAATTCACCATCCTAGTGAATTATTGACTGTGGTAAATAGGAAAAATTCGTAATTCGTAGTTAAAGCTGTTACTGCCTGAATATAAACATCACACAACAGATTGCAAAGTGTAAGGTTCATGTAATTTTAGGTAACATTGTTTTACCCTACCAAAATACACTACATATTCGTAATTACATTCTGTAAATAAAACCTACCATCATGGTGTAACCTTTATAGGTTGAGTGTTTTAATATTTGTAATTACGAATTACGAATTACGAATTACGAATTATCAACTTTTTGCTTCACCCTTTTCAAAAGCTTTTTGTACTAGATCGTCATCGATGCTAGCAACACCTTCGTTTCTAGAACCTGCAACATCCTTAGCCATATCTGCAAAATCATCAGGATTACCAGTTGCTTGGGTTTCGAGTCTAGTTTCTTCTGGCTTGGAAACTTCATATTTAGGCGCTGTTGCTGCTTCAGCTGCTTTCGCACCTTCACCTGTGCGATCAATTTCACTTACACTGAGTTTTTGTGCAGCAGCGTAATCAGCTTCAAAATCTACTTGAGGCGCTTTTTCTTCACCAGCAGCTATATTTTCTGCTGCTAACTGTGCGTCATGGGTAGGTGCTTCATTAACATTAGGCTTTACTTCATCAGGCATAATTGACTCCTAGGTATTTTTTCGCTTGCTGTGGTCATCGTATCAAAGCGCTCTGCAAAATCATTGGCCCCCTGGGAGATATTCTTACTTCTATTAAAAGATAGATAAAAACTGCAAATTGCAATAAATAAATCTCTTTCTCCTGGAAGTAGATTATTATTCTGAAACTCTGTTAACCCTTAATTTGATATGTGAAATTGCCTTGGAGATAAATAATGACTGCTAGTCAAGATAAAAGCGTTCCTCAGGCTTTAAATAATGAAACTCAAAAAGTTGTAGAAGCTTTTAATAAATTAGATACCGATGCTAAATTAGCATGGTTTTATTTGGTTTATGAAAAGATGGGAGATTCAATTACTCCAGCTGCACCTGCTGCTGCGGAACCCAACTTAGCACCAATTTTGTTAGGAGATTATTTAGAATTATCAGATGAAGAACAATTGGCAATTATGCGCCAAATTGTTAATGGCGAAGCTAGCGATTATTCTCGTGCCTATGGTGCTTTAAAAGAAAATAATCAGCTGTTAGTTTGGTATGCTTGGGCTGTAGCAATGGGGGATAAAGTAGTTGATTTACCCGACGATTACGAAACTACAGATACAATTGACAATTTACTTTCTCAACTCGAGAGATTAGAATTTGAGCAACAAATGTCTGTGCTGCGAACAATTGTAGGCGATATGGGCTACAGTGATGTGCAACCTGTGGAAACTCAAGCACAGACTGGTAAAACCTCAAGTTTGTAAGCTGATATTTGTCATTCGTCATTTGTCCTTTGTCCTTTATGAAAGCAATTGACAGATGACAAATAAATATATGTTTTAGCGTATCTAGTACAACACGGCGTAAATAAACAGACCATTCAAAATCCGCAAAACGCTTACTGTGTCTTAATTTTGAATTTTGAATTTTGCGTTCGCGAAGCGTGTCGTTGGCGCAGCCTCTCGTAGAGAAGACAAAAGTTGCGTGCGGGGGTTCCCCCCGTTGAGCAAACTTTTCTTGACGTAGCCTCTCCCTTTGGGAGAAGACGAATTTTGAATTCCGCCTTGTGGTACTAGTCCCTAAGACACCGCCATCTGATTTAAATCCGCTGGGGTGAGGTGAGAGTGAATAACTTCACCGTCGCGGAACCAAACTATGCGCGCAGTTTGACGCGCCACATCTGGTTCATGGGTAACCATGACAACTGTAATTCCGCTGGCGTTTAACTCGCTAAAGATATCCATGACTTCTTGGGTAGTGCGAGAATCGAGTGCGCCAGTGGGTTCATCTGCTAACAGAACAACGGGACGGTTGACAATGGCACGTGCGATCGCTACTCTTTGTTGTTGTCCGCCTGATAGTTGTGTGGGTTTGTTATTGAGACGCTTTTCTAAGCCTACTTTAATCAAAGCTTCCATAGCGCGATCGCGTCTTTCTTGAGCATTGATTCCCGCATAAGCCATTGGTAACATCACATTTTCTAGGGCTGTCAGTTGGGGTAATAAGTGGAATTGTTGGAAGACAAACCCTAGTTTAATATTACGAATATGCGCCAATGCTTTATCATCCATTTGTGCTACATCAACGTTATCTAAATAGTAGCTACCAGAAGTCGGACGATCTAAACAGCCGATAATATTCATAGCTGTAGATTTACCGGAACCAGAAGGCCCCATAATTGAACAATATTCCCCTTCATCAATAGCCAAATTCACATTATTAAGTGCTTTGACTTCTGTTTCACCGCTACCGTAGATTTTAAATATATTTTCTAATCTAATAATTGAGGATTTGTTATTTGCCATTTGTTATTTCTTCTATGCTTCTCATCCTTCTTCTAGGATAGTATTTGCATTTACTGATTAACCAAGCAAGACAGTAAATAAGCTGTTACGCATTTAAATTGTATATTCCGCACTGAGGTTGTCAAAAGGAGCCAGTGCGTTGGGCGGCTTTGCCGACTTGTTCGCTGAAAGCGTTCCCGCAGGGTAGCAACTGGCGTTCAAGAGTCCAAAGTCCAAGCTAGCCTTTGACCCTGGACTATTGAGCTTTGACAGTCCTAACGCCAGAATATTCGATTTATGTGCGTATAAGCTTACCTTGTTTTAGTAATTTAGTTAACTTGCTGTTGTGTTCTTTAGAGAGTAAGCCAGAACACATCTCACTACATATTAAATTTTCTCAATTCCTTGTGGAATAAGCATCTTAGCTGCCGTAATCAAGCAACTTAAGTATTGCTTAACTTATCTTCATCTGTCTGACAGCGTAAGTATTCTTTCTATCTTTTGTAGGATTATGCCTCTAGAATCATTCGTTAAGTTATGTGGAGTAACTAAAAGAAATTTTTCTTAGTGACTGTGAAAACTAAGAGAAATACGCCTAATTTGGAGTTTTTATGACCTATACAGTTGACGAAAGCACAAGACCAGCTTTAGAAAGATTTCAAAGCTTTGATGTAGATACTCAACTTGCTTTACTCTGGTACGGTTACCTAGATTTGAAACCACAACTAAAGCCAGCTCCTCCTGACAGCGTGGAAACTCCTGGTAGAGCAGTGTTTGATCATATCCAGAATTTGTCTCAACAAGAGCAATTACAAGCACAACGTGATCTGATTAAGGGTGGTAATAGTCAGATTAACCGTTCTTACAAAGCGTTAAGTCCCAACGCCAAGCTAGAGGTTTGGTTGCTGTTAGCACAAGGGATTGAGAATGGAACTATCATTTCAGTACCTTCTGACTATCAGCTTCCTAATGGAACAGACGAATTTACAGCACAAGTTAAAAAGCTAGAGTTTGATCAAAGATTGAATTTTATGCTTACTGCTGTGCAAGCAATGGGCTAACTTGTCTCTTAATTAGTCAGAGAGGTGCGTTAAACTTTGTGATAACGCACCTCTTTTAATGCTTTGGGTGCATTAGGCGTAAGCCATAACCTACCATACATGATAATGATATTTTTTCAGAATTAAAATCCGATTTTAATGTCATATTTTTATCAACCATTAACTGTGTTAGGATGCTAAACTCATTAGTCCCGACACTGGAAATGCTACAGTCAAAACAAGCGGAGGTTTTGATATGGCACAAGCTTTACCTAAACTATTTACTTTTGAAGAATTTATTGCATGGCTTCCAGAAAACACTGGAAAACGCTACGAATTACACGATGGGATAATTGTAGAAATGTCTCAACCAACTGGAAAGCATGAAAAAGTTACGGGATTTTTAGCAGGAGAAATTACACTTGAATATAAACGCCTGAAATTGCCATACTTTATCCCCAAAACAGCTTTAGTAAAACCACAGAGAAAATCATCGGGTTACTTGCCAGATATTGTATTAATCAACGATGCTAATTTGCACAATGAGGAATTGTGGGAAAAAGAATCTACCGTGACTCAAAGTGAATCTATTCCTTTAGTCATTGAGGTTGTCAGTACAAACTGGGAAGATGATTATTACACCAAATTAGGGAATTATGAAGCAATGAATATTCCTGAATATTGGATTGTTGATTATGCAGCCTTAGGAGCCAGAAAGTTTATTGGTAACCCCAAACAACCAACTATTTCTATTTATCAACTCGTTGATGAAGAATATCAAGTTACTCAATTTAGAAATTCCCAACGTATTATATCTCCTACTTTTCCAGATTTAAACCTAACTGCTAATCAGATTTTTAATGGTGCTTTATAGGGCATTTTTTGCTCTATATTTCCGGAAAATCAAAATAATCTGCAACTTAAATAGTAATTACAGATTATCTTGATGAATAATAGCTATAGATCTGTGTTTCTAATTAAACCTGTTAGGCTTTCGTAATTAACAAATTACGAACTTAAGAATTATGCCTAAACTGAAACAGCTTGGCGCACTTCTATTGGTTCGCCAGTCAAGCTAAAGGCGCGAACTTCGGTAATTTTGACTTTGACTAATTGTCCTTTGAGTTCTTTGATATCGCCAGTAAAGAAAGTCAGACGATTACCACCTGTGCGTCCCATTACTTGAGTGGGATCTTTGGGGTTTTGGTCTTCCACCAAAACTTCCTCAATGCGTCCAAAGTAACGTTGCGATCGCTCGGCTGCTTTGATGCCCACTAAATGATTTAATCTTTGTAGGCGATCGCTTTTTACTTCTTCGCTCAGTTGATTTTCCCATAAAGCTGCAGGTGTACCAGGACGGGGAGAATAAGCTGCTGTATTCAACTGGTCAAAGCCAATATCTTCTACCAATTTCAAGGTATTCTCAAACTGTGCTTCTGTCTCGCCAGGGAAACCAACAATTGCATCTGCACTAATCGATGCATCTGGCATATAGTGGCGAATTGTGTCAATTATCCGGCGATATTTCTCATGGGTATAACCCCTTGCCATTGCTTTCAACAATTCATTATCCCCAGATTGAAAGGGAATATGGAAGTGTTCGCAAACCTTGGGTAATTCCGCACAAGCCTTAATGAGACGCTCGGTAAAATAACGGGGATGACTAGTAGCAAAACGGATTCTTTCAACCCCAGGTACATCATGCACGTAATACAGTAAATCTGTGAATGTATGCAGATGTCGCCCTGTAGATGTCACCCCTGGTAAATCACGACCATAAGCGTCAATATTTTGACCAAGTAAGGTAATTTCCTTGTAACCTTGCTTGCCTAGCTCTACCATTTCAGCGCGAATAGCTTCCGGCGTACGGGATTGTTCCACACCACGCACATTAGGAACTACGCAATAAGTGCAGCGTTCGTTACACCCATAAATCACATTCACCCAAGCGGTAACTTTACTATCCCGCCGTGGCTGGGTGATGTCTTCCATAATATGAACAGGCTCAGTAGCCACAACTTGATTGCCTTCAAATACCGATTCCAGCAAATCTTTGAGACGGTTAGCGTGTTGTGGCCCCATCACTAAGTCTAATTCCGGGACACGCCGCAATAAGCTTTCGCCTTCCTGTTGAGCAACACAACCAGCAACAACCAAAGTCAAATCAGGTTGCTCGTGTTTGCGCTTAGCTTGTCTACCCAAATAAGAATATACTTTTTGCTCGGCATTATCCCGAATCGTGCAGGTATTGTAGAGAATCAGATCTGCATTATTAGGATCTTCAGCAAACTCAAAGCCCATGTCTTCTAAAATGCCAGCCATGCGCTCTGAGTCGGCTTTATTCATTTGGCAACCAAAAGTAGTAATGTGATAGCGGCGTTTAGAAGTTGTCATGGGAAATTATGATAAGTCAGCGTAAATTATATAAGCTTTCTTTCTAATCTATCAAAAACAATACGGAAGGATGATTATAAAGTTTATAGTGGTATTCTCAATTGCTGAGAATACAGATCATTCGTAGGGCACAGCATTGTTGCCTATGATGTGGTGCATAAACGAAAACAGCCATATATATAACGATAAACAATACAGTTCAGTTAAGAAAATTAATCGACAACAAACCTAAAAAACTAGTTACTCAACACAAAACACAAAAAACAGCAACTTAATTTTGGAATTTTGGAGGGGGTTTGGGGGACGCAACCGTCACCCAATCGGGGGTTTGGGGGAGAATCCCCCAAGTCTTTGCCTTTCAAGCAACAAACAAATCAATCTCTAAATCCCTAAAAAACTAGTTACTCAACAAAAACACAAAAAACAGCAACCTAATTTTGGAGGGGGTTTGGGGGACACAACCGTCACCCAATCGGGGGTTTGGGGGAGAATCCCCCAAGTCTTTGCCTTTCAAGCAACTAAATACCTGAACCCAAGCGTATTAAGCTAT contains:
- the queG gene encoding tRNA epoxyqueuosine(34) reductase QueG; the encoded protein is MNNSGITTSDVVKKKAQELGFHKVGIAAVDGVDETAAQRLQAWLALGYHAEMEWMANPKRQDIRLVMPQARSLICVALNYYTPHQRPPGEEYAKISRYGWGRDYHKVMHKKLKALNNWVQSLSENTQARYYADTGPVQDKLWAQKSGIGWIAKNGNVITREYGSWVFLGEIITNLELECDRPATEHCGTCTRCLEACPTDAITQPYVVDANRCIAYHTIENRAEQLPAKVQSHLQGWVAGCDICQDVCPWNQRFAKSTDVKEFNPYPGNLASKLIELAEISDEEWERQFTASALRRIKPEMLRRNARANLDASRQQNDAESDYF
- a CDS encoding HAD-IA family hydrolase; the protein is MTQKVIIFDFDGTIADTVDALVSIANRLAVEFGYVQISQEELALLKNLTSREIIKYSGISVFKIPFLVKKVKGELKNKIHEFKPIPGIKEALIELKAQGYSLGIITSNSKDNVTEFLKVNELDNLFDFIYSGVTIFGKKTIINNVLKQKQLKPQQVIYVGDETRDIEASKKANIQVIAVTWGFNSPEILAKQKPDFLIHHPSELLTVVNRKNS
- a CDS encoding orange carotenoid protein N-terminal domain-containing protein; this translates as MTASQDKSVPQALNNETQKVVEAFNKLDTDAKLAWFYLVYEKMGDSITPAAPAAAEPNLAPILLGDYLELSDEEQLAIMRQIVNGEASDYSRAYGALKENNQLLVWYAWAVAMGDKVVDLPDDYETTDTIDNLLSQLERLEFEQQMSVLRTIVGDMGYSDVQPVETQAQTGKTSSL
- a CDS encoding ABC transporter ATP-binding protein, with protein sequence MANNKSSIIRLENIFKIYGSGETEVKALNNVNLAIDEGEYCSIMGPSGSGKSTAMNIIGCLDRPTSGSYYLDNVDVAQMDDKALAHIRNIKLGFVFQQFHLLPQLTALENVMLPMAYAGINAQERRDRAMEALIKVGLEKRLNNKPTQLSGGQQQRVAIARAIVNRPVVLLADEPTGALDSRTTQEVMDIFSELNASGITVVMVTHEPDVARQTARIVWFRDGEVIHSHLTPADLNQMAVS
- a CDS encoding orange carotenoid protein N-terminal domain-containing protein, translated to MTYTVDESTRPALERFQSFDVDTQLALLWYGYLDLKPQLKPAPPDSVETPGRAVFDHIQNLSQQEQLQAQRDLIKGGNSQINRSYKALSPNAKLEVWLLLAQGIENGTIISVPSDYQLPNGTDEFTAQVKKLEFDQRLNFMLTAVQAMG
- a CDS encoding Uma2 family endonuclease, with the protein product MAQALPKLFTFEEFIAWLPENTGKRYELHDGIIVEMSQPTGKHEKVTGFLAGEITLEYKRLKLPYFIPKTALVKPQRKSSGYLPDIVLINDANLHNEELWEKESTVTQSESIPLVIEVVSTNWEDDYYTKLGNYEAMNIPEYWIVDYAALGARKFIGNPKQPTISIYQLVDEEYQVTQFRNSQRIISPTFPDLNLTANQIFNGAL
- the miaB gene encoding tRNA (N6-isopentenyl adenosine(37)-C2)-methylthiotransferase MiaB, coding for MTTSKRRYHITTFGCQMNKADSERMAGILEDMGFEFAEDPNNADLILYNTCTIRDNAEQKVYSYLGRQAKRKHEQPDLTLVVAGCVAQQEGESLLRRVPELDLVMGPQHANRLKDLLESVFEGNQVVATEPVHIMEDITQPRRDSKVTAWVNVIYGCNERCTYCVVPNVRGVEQSRTPEAIRAEMVELGKQGYKEITLLGQNIDAYGRDLPGVTSTGRHLHTFTDLLYYVHDVPGVERIRFATSHPRYFTERLIKACAELPKVCEHFHIPFQSGDNELLKAMARGYTHEKYRRIIDTIRHYMPDASISADAIVGFPGETEAQFENTLKLVEDIGFDQLNTAAYSPRPGTPAALWENQLSEEVKSDRLQRLNHLVGIKAAERSQRYFGRIEEVLVEDQNPKDPTQVMGRTGGNRLTFFTGDIKELKGQLVKVKITEVRAFSLTGEPIEVRQAVSV